The Nematostella vectensis chromosome 6, jaNemVect1.1, whole genome shotgun sequence region AAAgtagcacaggaaacccacaaGGAAACCCACAAGTGTGACAGTCGTTCGAGATCGGTTGATCATCCTTGAGATCTAGACTAAGCCTGCTTATGGTCGTAGTTTCTTCAAAAGGGTGCTTTCTGCGACCAACATTGAAACTTTTATCGTTACAAATTTGCagaagaaatagaaatatGGCTACAGGGGGAAATACAGTCTGGCATCAGACCTCGATAACAGTCGAGCCAAAGAAGAGAGGGATTCATCTAATCActgacaaaataaacaaaattccAGAGCTCAAGAAGTACAAGATTGGCTTAGCTCATTTACTGCTGCAACACACATCGGCTAGCTTGTCATTGAATGAGAGCTGGGATCCATCCGTGAGGAAAGACATGGAAATGATGTTAAACAGACTAGCACCTGAAGATGCCCCATATATACATACACTCGAGGGGCCAGATGACATGCCGGGTATGTATGGTACACCCTATAGGGGCCAGATGACATGCCACGTATGTATGGTACACCCTATAGGGGACAGATGACATGCCAGGTATGTATGGTACACCCCATAGGGGCCAGATGACATGCCAGGTATGTATGGTACACACTATAGGGGCCAGATGACATGCCAGGTATGTATG contains the following coding sequences:
- the LOC5502640 gene encoding UPF0047 protein YjbQ, which encodes MVVVSSKGCFLRPTLKLLSLQICRRNRNMATGGNTVWHQTSITVEPKKRGIHLITDKINKIPELKKYKIGLAHLLLQHTSASLSLNESWDPSVRKDMEMMLNRLAPEDAPYIHTLEGPDDMPAHVKTSLMGTSLTVPITNGKLNIGTWQGIWLCEHRDHASARHIIVTLQGTQ